In the Ramlibacter tataouinensis TTB310 genome, one interval contains:
- a CDS encoding acyl-CoA dehydrogenase family protein has protein sequence MADTRYLDWPFLEDRHRQLARELDAWAAQNIPHGHGPDVDAECRELVRRLGQGGWLHHAVAGGPGTGAAIDTRAICLIRETLARHSGLADFAFAMQGLGSGAISLHGTPAQTERYLARVARGEAIAAFALSEPEAGSDVAAMQCSARVEGDHAVLDGEKTWISNGGIADFYVVFCRTNEAPGARGISAFIVDAGTPGFEIAERIHVIAPHPLARLRFTNCRIPLSQRIGAAGEGFKIAMRTLDVFRTSVAAAALGFARRALDEALRRATTRRMFNQALADFQLTQAKLAGMATTIDSSALLVYRAAWQRDQGRNVTREAAMAKLTATEGAQQVIDAAVQIFGGLGVVSGQVVESLYREIRALRIYEGASEVQQLIIARELLKDPQETSP, from the coding sequence GTGGCTGACACCCGTTACCTGGACTGGCCGTTCCTGGAGGACCGGCACCGCCAGCTAGCCCGCGAACTGGACGCCTGGGCGGCGCAGAACATCCCCCATGGCCACGGCCCCGACGTGGACGCCGAGTGCCGCGAGCTGGTGCGGCGCCTGGGGCAGGGCGGCTGGCTGCACCACGCCGTGGCGGGCGGGCCCGGCACGGGCGCGGCCATCGACACCCGCGCCATCTGCCTGATCCGCGAGACCCTGGCCCGCCACAGCGGCCTGGCCGATTTCGCCTTCGCCATGCAGGGGCTGGGATCCGGTGCCATCAGCCTGCACGGCACGCCGGCGCAGACAGAAAGGTACCTTGCCCGGGTGGCCCGGGGCGAGGCGATCGCGGCCTTCGCGCTGTCCGAGCCCGAGGCCGGCTCCGACGTGGCGGCGATGCAGTGCAGCGCCCGCGTCGAGGGCGACCATGCGGTGCTGGACGGCGAGAAGACCTGGATCTCCAACGGCGGCATCGCCGACTTCTACGTGGTGTTCTGCCGCACGAACGAAGCGCCGGGCGCCCGCGGCATCTCGGCCTTCATCGTGGATGCAGGGACACCGGGCTTCGAGATCGCCGAGCGCATCCACGTCATCGCGCCGCACCCGCTCGCCCGGCTGCGCTTCACGAACTGCCGCATCCCGCTCAGCCAGCGCATAGGCGCAGCCGGCGAGGGCTTCAAGATCGCGATGCGCACCCTGGACGTGTTCCGCACCTCGGTGGCCGCCGCCGCGCTGGGCTTTGCCCGCCGCGCCCTGGACGAGGCGCTGCGGCGCGCCACCACCCGCAGGATGTTCAACCAGGCCCTGGCCGACTTCCAGCTGACCCAGGCCAAGCTGGCCGGGATGGCCACCACCATCGACAGCTCGGCCCTGCTGGTCTACCGCGCCGCCTGGCAACGCGACCAGGGCCGCAACGTCACGCGCGAAGCCGCCATGGCCAAGCTCACCGCCACCGAGGGCGCGCAGCAGGTGATCGACGCCGCGGTGCAGATCTTCGGCGGGCTGGGCGTGGTCAGCGGGCAGGTGGTGGAGAGCCTGTACCGCGAGATCCGCGCGCTGCGCATCTACGAAGGCGCGAGCGAGGTGCAGCAGCTCATCATCGCCCGCGAACTGCTCAAGGACCCCCAGGAGACCTCCCCGTGA
- a CDS encoding RidA family protein, with translation MNQVILPEGWPRPKGYANGVLARGRQLYIAGMIGWDAQERFPSDDFADQARQALKNVAEVLREAGGRPENIVRMTWYVTSKREYLEAGRRIGQAFRELIGHYDIAMTAVQVSALIEDHAKVEIEVTAVLPD, from the coding sequence GTGAACCAAGTCATCCTTCCCGAGGGCTGGCCCCGGCCCAAGGGCTACGCCAACGGCGTGCTGGCCCGCGGCCGGCAGCTCTACATCGCCGGCATGATCGGCTGGGACGCCCAGGAGCGCTTTCCCAGCGACGATTTCGCCGACCAGGCCCGGCAGGCGCTCAAGAATGTCGCCGAGGTGCTGCGCGAAGCCGGCGGCAGGCCCGAAAATATCGTCCGCATGACCTGGTACGTGACCAGCAAGCGCGAGTACCTGGAGGCCGGGCGCCGCATCGGCCAGGCCTTCCGCGAGCTGATCGGGCACTATGACATCGCCATGACGGCGGTGCAGGTCAGCGCCCTGATCGAGGACCACGCCAAGGTCGAGATCGAAGTGACGGCCGTGCTGCCTGACTAA
- a CDS encoding acyl-CoA dehydrogenase: MASKAAFHWDDPLLLEQQLTDDERAVRDAAHAYCQEKLAPRVLEAFRTETTDPAIFREMGEMGLLGPTIPETYGGAGLDYVSYGLIAREVERVDSGYRSMMSVQSSLVMVPIFEFGNEATKRKYLPRLATGEYIGCFGLTEPNHGSDPASMITRARKVDGGYRLTGSKMWISNSPFADVFVVWAKDDEGAIRGFVLEKGWKGLSAPKIKGKVGLRASVTGEIVMDEVFCPEENAFPEVRGLKGPFTCLNSARYGIAWGALGAAEDCWHRARQYVLDRKQFGKPLAANQLVQKKLADMQTEITLGLQGCLRLGRMKDEGTAAVEITSIMKRNSCGKALDIARVARDMMGGNGISDEFGVARHLVNLEVVNTYEGTHDIHALILGRAQTGIAAF, from the coding sequence ATGGCTTCCAAAGCCGCGTTCCACTGGGACGACCCGCTGCTGCTGGAGCAGCAGCTGACCGACGACGAGCGTGCCGTGCGCGACGCGGCCCACGCCTACTGCCAGGAGAAGCTGGCGCCCCGCGTGCTGGAGGCTTTCCGCACGGAAACCACCGACCCGGCGATCTTCCGGGAGATGGGCGAGATGGGCCTGCTGGGTCCCACCATCCCCGAGACCTATGGCGGCGCCGGCCTGGACTACGTGTCCTACGGCCTGATCGCCCGCGAGGTCGAGCGCGTGGACTCGGGCTACCGCTCCATGATGAGCGTGCAGTCCTCGCTGGTGATGGTGCCCATCTTCGAATTCGGCAACGAGGCGACCAAGCGGAAGTACCTGCCCAGGCTGGCCACCGGCGAGTACATCGGCTGCTTCGGCCTGACCGAGCCCAACCACGGCTCCGACCCGGCCAGCATGATCACCCGCGCCCGCAAGGTCGATGGCGGCTATCGGCTCACCGGCAGCAAGATGTGGATCTCCAACTCGCCGTTCGCCGACGTGTTCGTGGTCTGGGCCAAGGACGACGAGGGCGCCATCCGCGGCTTCGTGCTGGAAAAAGGCTGGAAAGGCCTGTCGGCGCCCAAGATCAAGGGCAAGGTCGGCCTGCGCGCCTCGGTCACCGGCGAGATCGTCATGGACGAGGTGTTCTGCCCCGAGGAGAACGCCTTCCCCGAGGTGCGCGGCCTGAAGGGCCCGTTCACCTGCCTGAATTCCGCCCGCTACGGCATCGCCTGGGGGGCGCTGGGCGCGGCCGAGGACTGCTGGCACCGCGCCCGCCAGTACGTGCTGGACCGCAAGCAGTTCGGCAAGCCGCTGGCGGCCAACCAGCTGGTGCAGAAGAAGCTGGCGGACATGCAGACCGAGATCACGCTGGGCCTGCAGGGCTGCCTGCGGCTGGGCCGCATGAAGGACGAGGGCACGGCCGCGGTGGAGATCACCTCCATCATGAAGCGCAACTCCTGCGGCAAGGCGCTGGACATCGCCCGCGTGGCGCGCGACATGATGGGCGGCAACGGCATCAGCGACGAGTTCGGCGTGGCCCGGCACCTGGTCAACCTGGAAGTGGTGAACACCTATGAAGGCACGCACGACATCCACGCGCTGATCCTGGGGCGGGCGCAGACGGGCATCGCGGCGTTCTGA
- a CDS encoding tripartite tricarboxylate transporter substrate binding protein: MNAPRMGQLLCAAVLALASLGAAAQTAAWPSKPIRIVVTFPPGGAPDTLARVLADKWAALGQPVTVDNKPGAGGNIGADFVAKSAPDGHMLVVGTVGTHAINASLYPNLSYHPQKDFTPISFLASTPNLLVVNNSVPAKTVPELIDLAKKTPLTFGSSGSGTSIHLSGELFNTMAGVKMQHIPYKGRAQAIPDLLGGRISMIFDNMPSALPLVKSGELRAVAVTSASRSAAAPNIPTIAESGLPGFEATSWFALFAPAGVPREVQMKINAETARVLALPDVKDKLATLGLDPNPGTPEQLAAQVQSEITKWAKVVKESGAKPD, from the coding sequence ATGAATGCACCACGCATGGGGCAGCTGCTGTGCGCGGCCGTGCTGGCCCTCGCATCCCTCGGGGCCGCGGCCCAAACGGCAGCCTGGCCCAGCAAGCCCATCCGCATCGTCGTCACCTTCCCGCCGGGCGGCGCGCCCGACACGCTGGCGCGCGTGCTGGCCGACAAGTGGGCCGCGCTTGGCCAGCCGGTCACGGTGGACAACAAGCCGGGCGCCGGCGGCAACATCGGCGCCGACTTCGTCGCCAAGAGCGCGCCGGACGGGCACATGCTGGTGGTGGGCACGGTGGGCACGCACGCCATCAACGCGTCGCTCTACCCGAACCTTTCCTACCACCCGCAGAAGGATTTCACGCCCATCAGCTTCCTGGCGTCCACGCCCAACCTGCTGGTGGTCAACAACTCGGTGCCGGCCAAGACGGTTCCGGAGCTGATCGACCTGGCCAAAAAGACGCCGCTGACCTTCGGCTCCAGCGGCAGCGGCACCTCCATCCACCTGTCGGGCGAGCTGTTCAACACCATGGCCGGGGTGAAGATGCAGCACATCCCCTACAAGGGCCGGGCGCAGGCCATCCCCGACCTGCTGGGCGGGCGCATCAGCATGATCTTCGACAACATGCCCTCGGCCCTGCCGCTGGTGAAGTCCGGCGAGCTGCGCGCCGTCGCGGTCACCAGCGCCAGCCGGTCGGCGGCGGCGCCCAACATCCCCACCATCGCCGAGTCCGGCCTGCCGGGCTTCGAGGCCACTTCCTGGTTCGCGCTGTTCGCGCCGGCCGGGGTGCCGCGCGAGGTGCAGATGAAGATCAACGCCGAGACTGCGCGCGTGCTGGCCCTGCCCGACGTGAAGGACAAGCTGGCCACCCTGGGCCTGGACCCCAACCCCGGCACGCCCGAGCAGCTGGCGGCGCAGGTGCAGTCCGAGATCACCAAGTGGGCCAAGGTGGTGAAGGAGTCGGGGGCGAAGCCGGATTGA
- a CDS encoding FitA-like ribbon-helix-helix domain-containing protein, translating into MPAVTVRNLTEATHRALKSRAARHGRSTEAEIRAILEESVRPRVGLGSQLLAVGRRLGGVELPLVRDKTPVAPATFE; encoded by the coding sequence ATGCCTGCCGTCACTGTTCGCAATCTCACTGAAGCGACCCATCGCGCACTCAAGAGCCGTGCCGCTCGACATGGGCGAAGCACCGAAGCCGAGATCCGGGCCATCCTGGAAGAGTCGGTGCGCCCCCGGGTGGGCCTGGGCAGCCAGTTGCTGGCCGTGGGTCGCCGTCTGGGCGGTGTCGAGTTGCCGCTGGTGCGCGACAAGACGCCGGTGGCGCCGGCGACTTTCGAATGA
- a CDS encoding type II toxin-antitoxin system VapC family toxin, giving the protein MIILDTNVVSEPLKPQPEPAVLRWLDAQDPQTLYLTAVNLAELLAGVGALAAGPRRAGLERAFDTQVLPLFDGRILAFDEPAARSFARVAASAQAAGNPIGFADAAVAAIGAANGFLIAARNVRDFRGTGVDVINPWEAEAAKPG; this is encoded by the coding sequence ATGATCATTCTCGATACGAACGTCGTTTCGGAACCGCTCAAGCCCCAGCCCGAGCCAGCCGTTTTGAGGTGGCTGGACGCGCAGGATCCACAAACGCTGTATCTCACGGCGGTCAACCTGGCCGAGCTGCTGGCTGGTGTTGGAGCGCTGGCGGCAGGCCCTAGGCGGGCTGGGTTGGAACGGGCATTCGATACGCAGGTGCTGCCGCTGTTCGACGGGCGCATCCTGGCTTTCGATGAACCAGCGGCGCGATCCTTTGCCCGCGTGGCTGCTTCGGCCCAGGCTGCCGGCAACCCCATCGGTTTCGCCGACGCAGCCGTTGCCGCCATCGGTGCGGCGAATGGCTTCCTGATCGCGGCGCGCAATGTGCGCGACTTCCGCGGTACCGGTGTGGACGTGATCAATCCGTGGGAAGCCGAGGCAGCCAAACCGGGTTGA
- a CDS encoding GntR family transcriptional regulator, which yields MSAISLAPRALYEEVAELLRQRIFRRELEPGSWIDEVKLAQEYGISRTPLREALKVLAAEGLVTMKVRRGAYVTEVSEQDLAEVYHLLSLLESDAAGVVAEKASDGEIRELQAIHKELAGATRNREKFFALNERFHMRLLEIAGNRWRNQMVADLRKVMKLNRHNSLLKSGRIEESLAEHAQVMEALARRDAAAAIARMQRHFRNGLEAAG from the coding sequence ATGTCCGCCATCTCGCTTGCCCCGCGCGCCCTCTACGAAGAGGTGGCCGAACTGCTGCGCCAGCGCATCTTCCGGCGCGAGCTGGAGCCGGGCAGCTGGATCGACGAGGTCAAGCTGGCGCAGGAGTACGGCATCAGCCGCACTCCCCTGCGCGAGGCGCTCAAGGTCCTGGCCGCCGAAGGGCTGGTGACCATGAAGGTGCGCCGCGGTGCCTACGTCACCGAGGTGTCCGAGCAGGACCTGGCCGAGGTCTACCACCTGCTCTCCCTGCTGGAGAGCGACGCCGCCGGCGTGGTGGCCGAAAAAGCCAGCGATGGCGAGATCCGCGAGCTGCAGGCCATCCACAAGGAACTGGCAGGCGCCACGCGCAACCGCGAGAAGTTCTTCGCCCTGAACGAGCGCTTCCACATGCGGCTGCTGGAGATCGCCGGCAACCGCTGGCGCAACCAGATGGTGGCCGACCTGCGCAAGGTGATGAAGCTCAACCGCCACAACTCGCTGCTCAAATCCGGGCGCATCGAGGAGTCGCTGGCGGAGCATGCGCAGGTGATGGAGGCCCTGGCCCGGCGCGATGCGGCGGCCGCCATCGCGCGCATGCAGCGGCACTTCAGGAACGGGTTGGAGGCAGCGGGCTGA
- the scpA gene encoding methylmalonyl-CoA mutase produces MSQAPEFPPATLEAWAKAAAKSTPGGRLEALNWVTPDGIAVKPLYTAADLRGLPHTDTLPGFEPYIRGPQATMYAVRPWTIRQYAGFSTAEESNAFYRKALAAGGQGVSVAFDLATHRGYDSDHPRVTGDVGKAGVAIDSVEDMKILFDGIPLDKVSVSMTMNGAVLPVLAGYIVAAEEQGVAQDQLSGTIQNDILKEFMVRNTYIYPPQPSMRIIGDIIEYTAKNMPKFNSISISGYHMQEAGANQALELAFTLADGKEYVKTAVSKGLQVDEFAGRLSFFWAIGMNFYLEIAKMRAARLLWCRIMKGFGASNPKSLMLRTHCQTSGWSLTEQDPYNNVVRTTIEAMAAVFGGTQSLHTNSFDEAIALPSETSSRIARNTQLIIQEETHITSVIDPWAGSYMMEKLTQDMADAAWKIIEEVEALGGMTRAVDSGWAKLKIEAAAAEKQARIDSGKDVIVGVNKYRLAKEDPVDILEVDNVRVREQQIARLKAIRQKRDAARVEAALAAITSIAEAGQGNLLAASIEAIRARATVGEVSDALEKVFGRHRADTQKVTGVYAAAYDSAEGWEKLKGEIARFAQEQGRRPRVMIAKLGQDGHDRGAKVVATAYADLGFDVDMGPLFQTPEECARQAIENDVHAVGVSTLAAGHKTLVPAIIGELRRQGADDIIVFVGGVIPQQDYDFLYQAGVKGIYGPGTPIPASAKDVLEQIRKALA; encoded by the coding sequence ATGAGCCAAGCCCCCGAATTCCCACCCGCTACCCTGGAAGCCTGGGCCAAGGCGGCCGCCAAGTCCACGCCGGGCGGGCGGCTGGAAGCCCTGAACTGGGTCACGCCCGACGGCATCGCCGTCAAGCCGCTGTACACCGCGGCCGATCTGCGGGGCCTGCCGCACACCGACACGCTGCCGGGCTTCGAGCCCTACATCCGCGGCCCGCAGGCCACCATGTACGCCGTGCGGCCCTGGACCATCCGCCAGTACGCGGGCTTTTCCACCGCCGAGGAATCCAACGCCTTCTACCGCAAGGCGCTGGCCGCGGGCGGGCAGGGCGTGTCGGTGGCGTTCGACCTGGCCACCCACCGCGGCTACGACAGCGACCACCCGCGCGTGACCGGCGACGTGGGCAAGGCCGGCGTGGCCATCGACTCGGTGGAGGACATGAAGATCCTGTTCGACGGCATCCCGCTGGACAAGGTGTCCGTGTCCATGACCATGAACGGCGCCGTGCTGCCGGTGCTGGCGGGCTACATCGTGGCGGCCGAGGAGCAGGGCGTTGCGCAGGACCAGCTGTCCGGGACCATCCAGAACGACATCCTCAAGGAGTTCATGGTCCGCAACACCTACATCTACCCGCCGCAGCCGTCGATGCGCATCATCGGCGACATCATCGAGTACACGGCGAAGAACATGCCGAAGTTCAACTCGATCTCGATCTCCGGCTACCACATGCAGGAGGCGGGGGCCAACCAGGCGCTGGAGCTGGCCTTCACCCTGGCCGACGGCAAGGAGTACGTGAAGACGGCGGTGTCCAAGGGCCTCCAGGTCGACGAGTTCGCCGGCCGCCTGTCGTTCTTCTGGGCGATCGGCATGAACTTCTACCTGGAGATCGCCAAGATGCGGGCGGCGCGCCTCCTGTGGTGCCGCATCATGAAGGGCTTCGGCGCCAGCAACCCCAAGAGCCTGATGCTGCGCACGCACTGCCAGACCTCGGGATGGTCTCTGACCGAGCAGGACCCCTACAACAACGTGGTGCGCACCACCATCGAGGCCATGGCCGCGGTGTTCGGCGGCACGCAGTCGCTGCACACGAATTCATTCGACGAGGCGATCGCGCTGCCTTCCGAGACCTCCTCGCGCATCGCGCGCAACACCCAGCTGATCATCCAGGAGGAGACCCACATCACCAGCGTGATCGATCCCTGGGCCGGCAGCTACATGATGGAGAAGCTGACGCAGGACATGGCCGACGCCGCCTGGAAGATCATCGAGGAGGTCGAGGCCCTGGGCGGCATGACCCGCGCGGTGGACTCCGGCTGGGCCAAGCTCAAGATCGAGGCGGCCGCCGCCGAGAAGCAGGCGCGCATCGACTCGGGCAAGGACGTCATCGTGGGCGTCAACAAGTACCGCCTGGCCAAGGAGGATCCGGTCGACATCCTGGAGGTGGACAACGTCAGGGTGCGCGAGCAGCAGATCGCCCGGCTGAAGGCCATCAGGCAAAAGCGCGATGCGGCCCGCGTCGAGGCGGCGCTCGCGGCCATTACCTCGATCGCGGAAGCCGGCCAGGGCAACCTGCTGGCCGCCAGCATCGAGGCGATCCGCGCCCGCGCCACGGTGGGCGAAGTGTCCGATGCACTGGAAAAGGTTTTCGGGCGCCACCGCGCCGACACGCAGAAGGTGACCGGTGTGTACGCAGCCGCCTACGACTCGGCCGAAGGCTGGGAGAAACTCAAGGGCGAGATCGCCCGCTTCGCGCAGGAGCAGGGTCGCCGCCCGCGGGTGATGATCGCCAAGCTGGGCCAGGACGGCCATGACCGCGGCGCCAAGGTGGTGGCCACGGCGTATGCCGACCTGGGCTTCGACGTGGACATGGGCCCGCTGTTCCAGACGCCCGAGGAATGCGCCCGCCAGGCGATCGAGAACGACGTGCATGCGGTGGGCGTCTCCACCCTGGCCGCCGGCCACAAGACGCTGGTGCCCGCCATCATCGGGGAGCTGCGCCGCCAGGGCGCCGACGACATCATCGTCTTCGTCGGCGGCGTGATCCCGCAGCAGGACTACGACTTCCTGTACCAGGCCGGCGTCAAGGGCATCTACGGCCCGGGCACGCCCATCCCCGCCAGCGCCAAGGACGTGCTGGAGCAGATCCGCAAGGCCCTGGCTTGA
- the meaB gene encoding methylmalonyl Co-A mutase-associated GTPase MeaB yields MNSPLALAEQVRCGTAVPQRRAIAKAITLLESTRTDHRAQADELLTALLPHTGQAFRLGLSGVPGVGKSTFIEALGLYLIALGHRVAVLTIDPSSSVSGGSILGDKTRMERLSVHEKAYIRPSPSSGTLGGVAEKTREAMLVCEAAGYDIVIVETVGVGQSETAVAGMTDMFVLMQLPNAGDDLQAIKKGVMELADLVAINKADLDPDAAVRAQAQITSALRLFTQHGRDRGQWMPQVLQLSALRNTGVDAFWAAVDRFRGIQAAEGRLQARRRQQALAWMWERIEAGLKQDFRQHPAVQALLPQLTVDVEAGRLPASTAARHLLAARTQAA; encoded by the coding sequence TTGAACAGCCCGCTGGCCCTGGCCGAGCAGGTGCGCTGCGGCACGGCCGTGCCGCAGCGCCGCGCCATCGCCAAGGCCATCACGCTGTTGGAGTCCACCCGTACCGACCACCGGGCGCAGGCCGACGAGCTGCTGACGGCGCTGCTGCCGCACACGGGCCAGGCCTTCCGCCTCGGGCTGTCCGGCGTGCCGGGGGTGGGCAAGAGCACCTTCATCGAGGCGCTGGGCCTGTACCTGATCGCGCTGGGGCACCGCGTGGCGGTGCTGACCATCGACCCGTCCAGCAGCGTCTCGGGCGGCTCCATCCTGGGCGACAAGACGCGCATGGAGCGGCTGTCGGTGCACGAGAAGGCCTACATCCGCCCCAGCCCGTCCAGCGGCACCCTGGGCGGCGTGGCCGAGAAGACGCGCGAGGCCATGCTGGTGTGCGAGGCCGCGGGCTACGACATCGTGATCGTCGAGACCGTGGGCGTGGGCCAGAGCGAGACCGCGGTGGCCGGCATGACCGACATGTTCGTGCTGATGCAGCTGCCCAACGCCGGCGACGACCTGCAGGCCATCAAGAAGGGCGTGATGGAGCTGGCCGACCTGGTGGCGATCAACAAGGCCGACCTGGACCCGGACGCCGCCGTGCGGGCGCAGGCCCAGATCACCAGCGCGCTGCGGCTGTTCACGCAGCACGGGCGCGACCGCGGGCAATGGATGCCGCAGGTGCTGCAGCTCAGCGCCTTGAGGAACACCGGCGTCGACGCCTTCTGGGCCGCGGTGGACAGGTTCCGCGGGATCCAGGCCGCCGAGGGCCGCCTGCAGGCGCGCCGCCGCCAGCAGGCCCTGGCCTGGATGTGGGAGCGCATCGAGGCCGGCCTGAAGCAGGACTTCCGCCAGCATCCGGCCGTGCAGGCGCTGCTGCCGCAGCTGACGGTCGATGTCGAGGCGGGGCGCCTGCCGGCCTCCACCGCCGCGCGACACCTGCTCGCCGCCCGCACACAGGCGGCCTGA
- a CDS encoding acyl-CoA carboxylase subunit beta: MQDILEQLEKKRAAARLGGGPKRIEAQHGKGKLTARERLELLLDEGTFEEWDMFVEHRCHDFGMEKNKIPGDGVVTGYGMINGRLVFVFSQDFTVFGGALSEAHAEKICKVMDQAMKVGAPVIGLNDSGGARIQEGVASLGGYADVFQKNVLASGVIPQISMIMGPCAGGAVYSPAMTDFIFMVKDSSYMFVTGPEVVKTVTHEEVTAEELGGASTHTSKSGVADLAFENDVEALIMLRRLYNYLPLNNREKPPIRPSNDPVDRMDHSLDTLVPDNPNKPYDMKELIVKTVDDGDFFELQPEYARNIVIGFARMEGTSVGIVANQPLVLAGCLDIKSSIKAARFVRFCDAFNIPVITFVDVPGFMPGTSQEWSGIIKHGAKLLYAYAECTVPKVTVITRKAYGGAYDVMSSKHLRGDVNFAWPNAEIAVMGAKGAVEIIFREDKGDPAKLAAREAEYKARFANPFVAGARGFIDDVILPHETRKRICRSLVMLRDKKLDNPWRKHGNIPL, encoded by the coding sequence ATGCAAGACATCCTGGAACAACTGGAGAAGAAGCGCGCCGCCGCGCGCCTGGGCGGCGGTCCCAAGCGCATCGAGGCCCAGCACGGCAAGGGCAAGCTCACGGCGCGCGAGCGCCTGGAGCTGCTGCTGGACGAGGGCACCTTCGAGGAATGGGACATGTTCGTGGAGCACCGCTGCCACGACTTCGGCATGGAGAAGAACAAGATCCCGGGCGACGGCGTGGTCACCGGCTACGGCATGATCAACGGCCGCCTGGTGTTCGTGTTCAGCCAGGACTTCACCGTCTTCGGCGGCGCGCTGTCGGAGGCGCATGCCGAGAAGATCTGCAAGGTGATGGACCAGGCCATGAAGGTGGGCGCACCGGTCATCGGCCTGAACGACTCGGGCGGCGCGCGCATCCAGGAAGGCGTGGCCTCGCTGGGCGGCTATGCCGACGTGTTCCAGAAGAACGTGCTGGCCTCGGGCGTGATCCCGCAGATCAGCATGATCATGGGCCCCTGCGCCGGCGGCGCGGTGTACTCGCCGGCCATGACCGACTTCATCTTCATGGTGAAGGACTCCAGCTACATGTTCGTCACCGGCCCCGAGGTGGTGAAGACGGTGACCCACGAGGAGGTGACGGCCGAGGAGCTGGGCGGCGCGTCCACGCACACCAGCAAGAGCGGCGTGGCCGACCTGGCTTTCGAGAACGACGTGGAGGCGCTGATCATGCTGCGGCGCCTGTACAACTACCTGCCGCTGAACAACCGCGAGAAGCCGCCGATCCGCCCCAGCAACGACCCGGTGGACCGCATGGACCACTCGCTGGACACGCTGGTGCCCGACAACCCGAACAAGCCGTACGACATGAAGGAGCTGATCGTCAAGACGGTGGACGACGGCGACTTCTTCGAACTGCAGCCCGAATACGCCAGGAACATCGTCATCGGCTTCGCACGCATGGAAGGCACGAGCGTGGGCATCGTGGCCAACCAGCCGCTGGTGCTGGCCGGCTGCCTGGACATCAAGAGCAGCATCAAGGCGGCGCGCTTCGTGCGCTTCTGCGACGCGTTCAACATCCCGGTCATCACCTTCGTCGACGTGCCCGGCTTCATGCCCGGCACCAGCCAGGAGTGGAGCGGCATCATCAAGCACGGCGCCAAGCTGCTGTACGCCTACGCCGAGTGCACCGTGCCCAAGGTCACGGTCATCACCCGCAAGGCCTATGGCGGCGCCTACGACGTGATGAGCTCCAAGCACCTGCGCGGCGACGTCAACTTCGCCTGGCCCAACGCCGAGATCGCGGTGATGGGCGCCAAGGGCGCGGTGGAGATCATCTTCCGCGAGGACAAGGGCGATCCCGCCAAGCTGGCCGCCCGCGAAGCCGAGTACAAGGCCCGCTTCGCCAACCCCTTCGTGGCGGGGGCCCGCGGCTTCATCGACGACGTGATCCTGCCGCACGAGACCCGCAAGCGAATCTGCCGCTCGCTGGTGATGCTGCGCGACAAGAAGCTGGACAACCCGTGGCGCAAGCACGGGAACATCCCGCTCTGA
- a CDS encoding YdcF family protein gives MRPVLCAASGALLVADAVFLMAQRLFSVGVLLPLVLGIALLFLGLRWQAAHRWLAARPGRARAWRWLRLALLAWLASLAAFWAVLAQAGGAAAGQAPPPAAILVLGSGTPGGKASPVLAARLELALKQARLHPDALVVVSGGIDFNETVSEGQIMGDYLRARGLAPQRILQEERSTSTQENLRFSQPLLMQRGVAASAPIRLVTSDFHTLRAGWIARRAGYTQVTPLGAPTPLYVRYNAWLREYFAVASGFILREFA, from the coding sequence TTGCGGCCGGTCCTGTGCGCCGCCTCCGGCGCGCTGCTCGTGGCGGATGCAGTGTTCCTCATGGCCCAGCGGCTGTTCAGCGTCGGCGTGCTGCTGCCGCTGGTCCTGGGCATCGCTCTGCTGTTCCTCGGCCTGCGCTGGCAGGCGGCCCACCGCTGGCTGGCGGCCCGGCCGGGCCGGGCGCGTGCCTGGCGCTGGCTGCGCCTGGCGCTGCTGGCCTGGCTGGCCAGCCTGGCGGCGTTCTGGGCGGTGCTGGCCCAGGCCGGCGGTGCGGCAGCCGGCCAGGCGCCGCCGCCTGCCGCCATCCTGGTGCTGGGCTCGGGCACGCCGGGCGGCAAGGCTTCGCCCGTGCTCGCAGCCCGGCTCGAGCTGGCACTGAAGCAGGCGCGGCTGCATCCGGATGCGCTGGTGGTCGTCAGCGGCGGCATCGACTTCAACGAGACCGTCAGCGAGGGGCAGATCATGGGCGACTACCTGCGCGCGCGCGGGCTGGCCCCGCAGCGCATCCTGCAGGAGGAGAGGAGCACGAGCACGCAGGAGAACCTGCGGTTCAGCCAGCCTCTGCTGATGCAGCGCGGCGTGGCCGCGTCGGCCCCCATCCGCCTGGTGACCAGTGACTTCCATACCCTGCGCGCTGGGTGGATCGCGCGGCGCGCCGGCTACACGCAGGTGACGCCGCTGGGGGCGCCCACGCCGCTCTATGTCCGCTACAACGCCTGGCTGCGCGAGTATTTCGCCGTGGCCAGCGGCTTCATCCTGCGCGAGTTCGCGTAG